The following nucleotide sequence is from Borrelia sp. A-FGy1.
GAGAATACTAAGATTTTAAAAATCTCTATGGGAAAAAGGTAAAATATTGATACTACAAAAATGAAAAAATGAATAGTTTTGGATGTATATTCTATATTCAAATACTAAAAGTGTTATGAAGAGATAAAAATTATTATTATTTAAAAATAATTTTTAAGTAAATAAGTATTTCATAATAACAAGGATGTATTTATGACACAAAAAAGGAAATTATTATTTTTAATATTGTATATGTTTGCTCTTTGTCTTAGTCTTATTTCATGTGAAACTCCTCCAGAAGATACCAAGAGTAAAAATGCAAAAATTTTAAAAAGAAAAGAAACTGATGATGTTCAAAGAGATATTGAAAATATTAAAAATGAAGTTATAAAAGAGAGAGGAAATCTTTTTTATTCTAAAGAATTCAACCAAGCTGAAAATACTGAAAAAGAAATGAAAGAAAAATTTAAAAAAGGAAATATTAAGGAAGGTAATGAAATTGGTATAAAAGCACTTGAAAGATACAGAAATATTGCAAAAAACACAATAGAAAAAAAGGAAAAAATAAACTATTTTAAGGAAAACATTGAAAAATACTTAAATGATGCAGAGGCAAATGAAGCATATATATGGATACCATTAGAAATTGATGAAGTAAATAATTTATATTTCGAAGCAACCAGAAAATATAAAGTGTATGATATTGAAAACTCTCTAGGTATGTATAGTAAAGCTTTTAACAAGGCTCAACAAACAGCTAAAAAAGCAAGAGAATCAAGAGCATTTAAAGAAACAGAAGAGAGAATGTACAAACAATTAAAAGCACTTGAAGCTGCTTCTAATCTCCCCGTTTACAGCAACAATAAGCTTATTAAGCCATCTCCATGGAATGGAAGATCTCTAATTAAAGATAAGGGACAATACACAAATCTTTTACACTTAGAAGGTGGCACTTATTTACTTGGTAAGTTTGATTTTCCATTAGTACTTGCTTATGAAGAAGAAGCTCAGGAAATAAAGAAATCAGACTCAACAAAATTTAAAACACTTCAACTTATTGAAAAGTCTAGACAACTATGGGAACAAGGCCTTGAAGCTAAAAGACTAAATAATCTTAGACTTGCAAATGAATTATTCTTAGATTCTGCAAAATACTTAGAAGCTTATCAAAGCCATGCAAGTAAAGAACTCTACATAATTAAGATAGGAAATACTCTATGGGGGATATCTAAGAAATTATACAAAGATCCCTATTTATGGCCAAAGATCTGGTTTGCAAACAGGAAAAAAATACAAAATCCAGATTTAATACATAAAGATTGGAAAATAATAATTCCCTCTAAATAAAACAAAAAAAGAAAACAAGTTGAAGCTTGTTTTCTTTTTTCAGATCTAATAGAATTAATTTAATAAATTTATACAAAAGAGAATGAATATGAAAAATTTAATATTAATAATTAGTACTCTTTTCTTTTCTTGTTATACTACCAATTTAGAGGAACTTACAAAAGAAACTCCTTATAGTATTTATTTAAGAGAAGCTCAAAAAGCAATGAATGTAAATGATTATGATTCTGCCCTAAAAGTATATGAAAAAATGATTGAAAATCATAAAAAAAATACAAGTATAGTTGCCACTGGAAAATATGAAATTGCATTCATACATTATGCGCTAGGTAAAAAAGAAATAGCAAAAAAGTTATTTGAAGAATTAATAAAATCTGGTATAAAAAACCCCAAATGGATTCTAGCTTTATCCAAAAAAATACTTGAAAAAATTAAAACCTAAAAAGCTTAAAATCAAATCTTACTGCTGAAGCAATATTCCATAAATTGTAATATTCTTTCTTTTAGCTGACTCAATTACTTCTTCATACACTATAGGGCCTCTAGGATACTCATGAGGTGGGGCATCTCCCAATACAATAATAAGCCTATTTTCTGCCTTCCAATCAAACTGAGTAACAGCCGCATTAATCCCTTCAAATACTGCCTCTGGATAATCACCTCCACCGCCTACATTAACATATTTAAGAATATTATTTAAATATTCCTTAGTATTAAAATCAAAAGATCTTGTTAGAAAGTCTTCAAGATAATCTTTATAAAACACAATTCCTACTCTATAAGACTTAAAATTTTCAAGTTGAGGTTCTACTATCTCAAAAAGATGCTCTTTTAAAATCTCAATATGACTCTTCATGCTCTCAGTAGCATCAATAACAAAAACAAGATCTAATTCAGAAAGTGGATCTTCTACCTTTTCTAAAATATCCTTTATCTTTTCAATAGTATCCATTCCTTTATTTGCAACAGTAACATTATCTGAAAATCTAAAAAATGCTTCTCTTAAGCCATCAATCTCTACTTTATCTTCTTTTTGTGTGTCCTTAAAAAACAACTCATAAGCATTATCCTTATATTGACCTAAATAATCATTATATTTCCTCTCAAAAGTTCTAATTGAAAACCAAAAAGGTTCTTTTTTTCTCTTAAGAGTTTCTAAATCAATATCACCGCTTCTTGTTGAAAAATTTGGAAAACCATATTTTAATCTCTTAGGTATCAATATATGAAAAGCCTCTCCAAATTTCTTATTTGGAACAGGCGTAGAAGATGTCAACGATAAAAGCTCTCTATTCTTAATAACTCTACCATTTAAAATTCTAATCTCATCTCCATTAATCTTGTTATAGCTCAAAGTTCTAAAAGAATAAGTAGACACATCTTTACTTTTATCTGGAATTTCAAAAGATTCCGTTAAAATAACAGACCTAACTCTTGGCTTTTTTCTAATAAAAAGATGAAATCCATCTTCATGAGCCTCGACATATACATCATCAATAGAAATATCTAAATAATCATCGATTAAAGAAAACAAATTATACCCAATAAGCAAGAAAATAACAAAGTAAGTTTTTCTCATATAAATCCTTAAAAATAAAACATAAAAATTTATGTCCAAAATTATAAAAATTCAACCAACAAAACTTAAAGATTATCCGCTAAATTATCATAGAACAAAATATTAGAACCAACGAAATCATTCTTAAAAACACTTCTAAGATTTAAACTAGCAAGATCTTTCTTAAAACTTCTCACCATATCAACATCTCGATTTAACAGATCAAATATCCTAGAAGATTTAGTCAAATTAGCAATACCTGAATCAAAAAGCTTATGATCTTTAACAATGCCAA
It contains:
- a CDS encoding LysM peptidoglycan-binding domain-containing protein, with the protein product MTQKRKLLFLILYMFALCLSLISCETPPEDTKSKNAKILKRKETDDVQRDIENIKNEVIKERGNLFYSKEFNQAENTEKEMKEKFKKGNIKEGNEIGIKALERYRNIAKNTIEKKEKINYFKENIEKYLNDAEANEAYIWIPLEIDEVNNLYFEATRKYKVYDIENSLGMYSKAFNKAQQTAKKARESRAFKETEERMYKQLKALEAASNLPVYSNNKLIKPSPWNGRSLIKDKGQYTNLLHLEGGTYLLGKFDFPLVLAYEEEAQEIKKSDSTKFKTLQLIEKSRQLWEQGLEAKRLNNLRLANELFLDSAKYLEAYQSHASKELYIIKIGNTLWGISKKLYKDPYLWPKIWFANRKKIQNPDLIHKDWKIIIPSK
- a CDS encoding tetratricopeptide repeat protein, translating into MKNLILIISTLFFSCYTTNLEELTKETPYSIYLREAQKAMNVNDYDSALKVYEKMIENHKKNTSIVATGKYEIAFIHYALGKKEIAKKLFEELIKSGIKNPKWILALSKKILEKIKT
- a CDS encoding vWA domain-containing protein, coding for MRKTYFVIFLLIGYNLFSLIDDYLDISIDDVYVEAHEDGFHLFIRKKPRVRSVILTESFEIPDKSKDVSTYSFRTLSYNKINGDEIRILNGRVIKNRELLSLTSSTPVPNKKFGEAFHILIPKRLKYGFPNFSTRSGDIDLETLKRKKEPFWFSIRTFERKYNDYLGQYKDNAYELFFKDTQKEDKVEIDGLREAFFRFSDNVTVANKGMDTIEKIKDILEKVEDPLSELDLVFVIDATESMKSHIEILKEHLFEIVEPQLENFKSYRVGIVFYKDYLEDFLTRSFDFNTKEYLNNILKYVNVGGGGDYPEAVFEGINAAVTQFDWKAENRLIIVLGDAPPHEYPRGPIVYEEVIESAKRKNITIYGILLQQ